The following proteins are co-located in the Colletotrichum lupini chromosome 4, complete sequence genome:
- a CDS encoding fasciclin domain-containing protein has translation MTVGHTSWMHRGGRYIMPLDPVFSDSGDDTLLSYTTAKTRLVYILNQSKPTMDLNITCTGKKWNSMQSRDGAVAMIGSEYFSMGRRIQIRFNPSTSLRRNLSEKLIRHVRSSSVDSSPSSPSAAALISDTQDIEDMKASCVLPYAAVAASVSAFALPETRPEPSIVRIQDGSSRESSWETTRARSYDKSSSLGHVVNAIGGMFYQAAGAVAQAGRRVMGHPTDAHDIGTGHAAPVVLQQTTSEDPRSRQEEADKGENLLTLIKESGMQTEYFTTLLTSYDKVHDMLLSNNDEQTQKQEHFTIFVPTDSAFRKLEGVFELSRAELLGEILEYHVLPGRYTYQDLRGLRTAETVLEKGGGGELRRQRVRIAEGPSGVEINFYARVLASESRESGDGAVVVHFIDEVLIPPPRWDVLVGAAVPEDTLGAFAKAMRRSGVSEDVLRRLRGGSGITVFAPSNEAWDTLGEEAMGFLFSSREGAKFLEALVRYHFVAEVIYTDFFKGVEMEKKTDGGRDLGEDADGAGRVRRDVQTLLDGARVTIEAVVSRSAGRTGEAGRLVGVVKGGVGVNGAAVSARDVPVRDGVVHIVDEVLLPPPAPPLLSSTSSSRRIGVEELKRRLARFVEIEEEGDWSEEL, from the exons ATGACCGTGGGACACACTTCCTGGATGCATCGCGGCGGACGATACATCATGCCCTTGGACCCGGTATTCTCGGACTCGGGCGACGACACCTTGTTGTCCTACACAACCGCCAAGACACGACTTGTCTACATTCTCAACCAGTCAAAGCCAACAATGGATCTGAATATCACATGCACCGGGAAGAAGTGGAACAGCATGCAGAGCCGCGACGGTGCGGT GGCTATGATCGGGAGCGAGTACTTCTCCATGGGGCGTCGAATACAAATCCGTTTCAACCCTTCTACTTCTCTCCGTCGAAATCTCTCTGAAAAGCTGATACGTCACGTTCGCTCATCGTCAGTGGATTCTTCGCCGTCGTCGCCGTCTGCGGCTGCTTTGATATCGGATACCCAAGATATTGAGGATATGAAGGCGAGTTGTGTCTTGCCATACGCGGCTGTGGCTGCTTCTGTCTCGGCTTTTGCTTTACCCGAGACTAGGCCCGAGCCGTCAATAGTAAGAATCCAGGATGGGAGCTCGAGGGAGTCGAGTTGGGAGACAACGCGGGCACGGAGTTATGACAAGTCATCGTCACTCGGCCATGTGGTCAATGCCATTGGCGGCATGTTCTACCAAGCTGCTGGAGCCGTGGCCCAGGCCGGTAGACGCGTGATGGGACATCCAACCGACGCCCACGACATCGGAACCGGCCACGCAGCGCCGGTCGTACTACAGCAAACAACAAGTGAAGATCCGAGATCGCGTCAAGAAGAGGCAGACAAAGGGGAGAATCTCTTGACGTTGATCAAAGAGAGCGGCATGCAAACGGAGTACTTCACGACGCTCCTCACCTCATACGACAAGGTCCACGACATGCTTCTCAGCAACAACGACGAGCAAACGCAGAAACAAGAGCATTTCACGATCTTCGTCCCCACGGACTCGGCCTTTCGGAAGCTCGAGGGCGTTTTCGAACTCAGCCGAGCGGAGCTACTCGGCGAGATCCTCGAGTACCACGTTCTTCCGGGGCGGTATACTTACCAAGACCTCCGCGGTCTGCGGACGGCGGAGACGGTTCTCGAAAAAGGTGGGGGCGGGGAGCTTCGACGGCAGAGGGTGAGGATCGCGGAGGGGCCATCGGGTGTCGAGATCAACTTTTACGCCCGGGTTCTCGCTTCCGAATCGAGGGAGAGCGGGGATGGTGCCGTTGTCGTCCACTTCATAGACGAGGTTCTGATTCCGCCGCCGCGGTGGGATGTGCTCGTCGGTGCTGCGGTGCCGGAGGATACGCTGGGGGCTTTTGCGAAGGCGATGAGGCGGAGCGGAGTGAGCGAGGACGTTTTGCGGCGCCTGCGTGGCGGCTCTGGGATCACGGTGTTTGCGCCGTCGAATGAGGCGTGGGATACGTTGGGCGAGGAAGCGATGGGTTTCCTCTTTTCTTCGCGGGAGGGGGCCAAGTTTCTCGAGGCTTTGGTGAGGTATCATTTTGTTGCGGAGGTGATTTATACGGACTTTTTCAAAGGCGTGGAGATGGAGAAGAAGACCGACGGGGGGAGGGACCTCGGGGAGGACGCCGACGGGGCGGGGCGGGTGCGACGGGATGTTCAGACTCTGCTTGACGGGGCGAGGGTCACGATCGAGGCGGTGGTTTCTCGCAGCGCGGGACGCACGGGTGAGGCTGGACGGCTGGTGGGCGTGGTGAAGGGGGGTGTTGGTGTGAATGGGGCGGCGGTATCAGCGAGAGATGTGCCGGTCAGGGATGGCGTTGTGCATATCGTGGATGAGGTGCTCCTGCCACCGCCAGCGCCGCCGTTATTGTCGTCGACTTCGTCTTCGAGGAGGATTGGCGTGGAGGAACTCAAGAGGCGGCTGGCCCGGTTTGTTGAAATAGAAGAGGAGGGCGATTGGAGCGAAGAATTATAG